In Salmo trutta chromosome 16, fSalTru1.1, whole genome shotgun sequence, a genomic segment contains:
- the LOC115150147 gene encoding cytosolic 10-formyltetrahydrofolate dehydrogenase isoform X1, with protein MMRIAVIGQSVFGLEVYKELRKEGHTIVGVFTIPDKDGKADPLGAEAEKDGVNVFKFPRWRLKGKGIPEVVQVYKATGAELNVMPFCSQFIPMEVIDHPAHGSIIYHPSLLPRHRGASAINWTLIHGDKKGGFTVFWADDGLDTGPILLQRECDVEPDDTVNTIYKRFLFPEGVKGTVDAVRLIAAGNAPKIVQPEEGATYEGIQKKDNAKIDWNQSAQALHNWIRGNDKVPGAWAEVDGQKVTFYGSSLLDSGATAIGQPLEIPGASQPGLVTKAGLMLFGNDGKTLLVKNLQFKDGKMIAAARYFSSGSSASVELTEEEKAFAEQMRGVWKSILTNVDAIEDSTDFFKSGAASMDVVRLVEEVKLRASGCQLQNEDVYMNTTFQDFIQMCVRKLRGEDDEEELVVDYVEKNINNMTIRMPHQLFINGEFVDAEGGKTYKTINPTDGTAICDVSLAQASDVDRAVAAAKEAFEEGEWGKINPRDRGRLLYKLADLMEEHQEELATIESMDSGAVYTLALKTHVGMSIQTFRYFAGWCDKIQGCTIPINQARPNRNLTFTKKEPIGVCAIVIPWNYPLMMLAWKTAACLAAGNTVVLKPAQVTPLTAVKFAELAARAGFPKGVINILPGSGALVGQRLSDHPDVRKLGFTGSTEIGKHIMKSCAVSNVKKVSLELGGKSPLIIFSDCDMDKAVRMGMSAVFFNKGENCIAAGRLFVEENIHDQYVKRVVEEVKKMKIGDPLDRSTDHGPQNHKAHLDKLVEYCQTGVREGATLVCGGKQVSRPGFFFEPTIFTDVQDHMFIAIEESFGPVMILSKFKSGDVDEVLRRANATEYGLASGVFTRDISKALYVSEKLNAGTVFVNTYNKTDVAAPFGGFKQSGFGKDLGQEALNEYLKTKAVTVEY; from the exons ATGATGAGGATAGCTGTGATTGGTCAGAGTGTTTTTGGCCTGGAGGTGTACAAGGAGTTGAGGAAGGAGGGCCACACCATCGTTGGAGTGTTCACTATACCTGACAAGGATGGCAAAGCCGACCCTCTAG GCGCGGAGGCTGAGAAGGATGGCGTGAACGTCTTCAAGTTCCCACGCTGGCGCCTGAAGGGGAAAGGCATCCCGGAGGTGGTGCAGGTCTACAAGGCCACGGGGGCCGAGCTCAACGTCATGCCCTTCTGCTCCCAATTCATCCCCATGGAGGTCATCGACCACCCGGCCCACGGTTCCATCATCTATCACCCCTCCCTGCTGCCCCGACACAGGGGGGCCTCCGCCATCAACTG GACCTTGATCCACGGGGACAAGAAAGGTGGGTTCACAGTGTTCTGGGCGGATGACGGACTGGACACTGGACCAATCCTGCTGCAGAGGGAGTGTGATGTGGAGCCTGATGACACTGTCAACACCATCTACAAGAGGTTCCTCTTCCCTGAGGGAGTGAAAGGCACA GTGGATGCAGTGAGGCTGATCGCAGCAGGGAATGCCCCAAAGATCGTCCAGCCAGAGGAGGGAGCCACCTATGAGGGGATTCAGAAGAAAGACAATGCCAAG ATTGACTGGAACCAGTCTGCACAGGCCCTACACAACTGGATCAGAGGAAATGACAAAGTGCCTGGAGCCTGGGCAGAGGTTGATGGACAG AAGGTGACGTTCTACGGTTCCTCTCTACTAGACAGTGGTGCCACTGCTATTGGTCAACCCCTGGAGATCCCTGGTGCCAGTCAACCTGGTCTGGTCACTAAGGCAGGCCTGATGCTGTTTGGCAACGACGGCAAAACG ttGCTAGTGAAGAACCTGCAGTTTAAGGATGGGAAGATGATCGCGGCGGCAAGGTACTTCAGCTCGGGGAGCAGCGCTTCTGTGGAGCTCACTGAGGAGGAGAAGGCCTTCGCTGAGCAAATGAGG GGTGTGTGGAAGAGCATCCTGACTAACGTGGATGCCATCGAGGACTCCACTGACTTCTTCAAGTCTGGGGCTGCTTCTATGGACGTGGTCAG GCTGGTGGAGGAGGTGAAGCTGAGGGCCAGTGGGTGTCAGCTGCAGAATGAGGATGTGTACATGAACACCACCTTCCAGGACTTCATCCAGATGTGTGTGAGGAAGCTCCGAGGGGAGGACGACGAGGAGGAGCTGGTCGTTGACTAC GTGGAGaagaacatcaacaacatgacCATCCGGATGCCCCACCAGCTCTTTATCAACGGGGAGTTTGTGGACGCAGAGGGAGGGAAGACCTACAAGACCATCAACCCCACAGATGGAACA gCTATCTGCGATGTGTCTTTAGCTCAAGCCAGTGACGTGGACAGAGCTGTAGCGGCCGCCAAGGAGGCGTTCGAGGAGGGAGAGTGGGGAAAGATAAAccccagagacagaggcagactcCTATATAA GCTGGCTGACCTGATGGAGGAGCACCAAGAGGAGTTAGCCACCATAGAGTCCATGGACTCTGGGGCCGTATACACACTGGCCCTGAAGACCCATGTGGGCATGTCCATCCAGACCTTCCGCTACTTCGCTGGCTGGTGTGACAAGATCCag GGCTGCACCATCCCCATAAACCAGGCCCGACCCAATCGCAACCTTACCTTCACCAAGAAAGAACCAATCGG AGTGTGTGCTATCGTAATTCCCTGGAACTACCCTCTCATGATGTTGGCCTGGAAAACAGCTGCCTGTCTGGCTGCTGGTAACACTGTGGTCCTCAAACCTGCCCAA GTGACTCCACTGACAGCGGTGAAGTTTGCTGAATTGGCTGCGAGGGCAGGATTCCCCAAGGGAGTGATCAACATCCTCCCTGGATCAG GTGCTCTGGTGGGCCAGCGTCTGTCCGACCACCCGGACGTCCGGAAGCTTGGCTTTACTGGCTCCACTGAGATAGGGAAACACATCATGAAGAG CTGTGCAGTCAGTAATGTGAAGAAGGTGTCCCTAGAACTAGGGGGTAAATCTCCACTCATCATCTTCAGTGACTGTGACATGGACAAGGCCGTCCGCATG GGAATGAGCGCTGTATTCTTCAACAAGGGAGAGAACTGCATTGCAGCAGGCAGACTCTTTGTGGAAGAGAACATCCATGACCAGTATGTCAAGAGAGTG GTGGAAGAGGTTAAGAAGATGAAGATCGGAGATCCTCTGGACCGCTCCACAGACCACGGACCCCAGAACCACAAGGCCCACTTGGACAAGCTGGTGGAGTACTGCCAGACAGGCGTGAGGGAAGGCGCCACTCTGGTGTGTGGGGGCAAACAGGTCTCCCGCCCAG GATTCTTCTTTGAGCCCACCATCTTTACCGATGTCCAGGACCACATGTTCATCGCTATAGAGGAGTCGTTTGGCCCCGTCATGATCCTCTCCAAGTTCAAGAGCGG ggATGTGGACGAGGTTCTGCGGAGGGCCAATGCCACTGAGTATGGCCTGGCATCAGGCGTGTTCACCCGTGACATcagcaaggcactgtatgtcagcGAGAAGCTCAACGCCGGCACCGTCTTTGTCAACACCTACAACAAGACGGACGTGGCTGCTCCCTTCGGCGGCTTCAAGCAGTCCGGCTTTGGCAAAGACCTGG GACAAGAGGCTCTTAACGAATACCTGAAGACCAAGGCTGTCACTGTAGAGTACTaa
- the LOC115150147 gene encoding cytosolic 10-formyltetrahydrofolate dehydrogenase isoform X2, which produces MPFCSQFIPMEVIDHPAHGSIIYHPSLLPRHRGASAINWTLIHGDKKGGFTVFWADDGLDTGPILLQRECDVEPDDTVNTIYKRFLFPEGVKGTVDAVRLIAAGNAPKIVQPEEGATYEGIQKKDNAKIDWNQSAQALHNWIRGNDKVPGAWAEVDGQKVTFYGSSLLDSGATAIGQPLEIPGASQPGLVTKAGLMLFGNDGKTLLVKNLQFKDGKMIAAARYFSSGSSASVELTEEEKAFAEQMRGVWKSILTNVDAIEDSTDFFKSGAASMDVVRLVEEVKLRASGCQLQNEDVYMNTTFQDFIQMCVRKLRGEDDEEELVVDYVEKNINNMTIRMPHQLFINGEFVDAEGGKTYKTINPTDGTAICDVSLAQASDVDRAVAAAKEAFEEGEWGKINPRDRGRLLYKLADLMEEHQEELATIESMDSGAVYTLALKTHVGMSIQTFRYFAGWCDKIQGCTIPINQARPNRNLTFTKKEPIGVCAIVIPWNYPLMMLAWKTAACLAAGNTVVLKPAQVTPLTAVKFAELAARAGFPKGVINILPGSGALVGQRLSDHPDVRKLGFTGSTEIGKHIMKSCAVSNVKKVSLELGGKSPLIIFSDCDMDKAVRMGMSAVFFNKGENCIAAGRLFVEENIHDQYVKRVVEEVKKMKIGDPLDRSTDHGPQNHKAHLDKLVEYCQTGVREGATLVCGGKQVSRPGFFFEPTIFTDVQDHMFIAIEESFGPVMILSKFKSGDVDEVLRRANATEYGLASGVFTRDISKALYVSEKLNAGTVFVNTYNKTDVAAPFGGFKQSGFGKDLGQEALNEYLKTKAVTVEY; this is translated from the exons ATGCCCTTCTGCTCCCAATTCATCCCCATGGAGGTCATCGACCACCCGGCCCACGGTTCCATCATCTATCACCCCTCCCTGCTGCCCCGACACAGGGGGGCCTCCGCCATCAACTG GACCTTGATCCACGGGGACAAGAAAGGTGGGTTCACAGTGTTCTGGGCGGATGACGGACTGGACACTGGACCAATCCTGCTGCAGAGGGAGTGTGATGTGGAGCCTGATGACACTGTCAACACCATCTACAAGAGGTTCCTCTTCCCTGAGGGAGTGAAAGGCACA GTGGATGCAGTGAGGCTGATCGCAGCAGGGAATGCCCCAAAGATCGTCCAGCCAGAGGAGGGAGCCACCTATGAGGGGATTCAGAAGAAAGACAATGCCAAG ATTGACTGGAACCAGTCTGCACAGGCCCTACACAACTGGATCAGAGGAAATGACAAAGTGCCTGGAGCCTGGGCAGAGGTTGATGGACAG AAGGTGACGTTCTACGGTTCCTCTCTACTAGACAGTGGTGCCACTGCTATTGGTCAACCCCTGGAGATCCCTGGTGCCAGTCAACCTGGTCTGGTCACTAAGGCAGGCCTGATGCTGTTTGGCAACGACGGCAAAACG ttGCTAGTGAAGAACCTGCAGTTTAAGGATGGGAAGATGATCGCGGCGGCAAGGTACTTCAGCTCGGGGAGCAGCGCTTCTGTGGAGCTCACTGAGGAGGAGAAGGCCTTCGCTGAGCAAATGAGG GGTGTGTGGAAGAGCATCCTGACTAACGTGGATGCCATCGAGGACTCCACTGACTTCTTCAAGTCTGGGGCTGCTTCTATGGACGTGGTCAG GCTGGTGGAGGAGGTGAAGCTGAGGGCCAGTGGGTGTCAGCTGCAGAATGAGGATGTGTACATGAACACCACCTTCCAGGACTTCATCCAGATGTGTGTGAGGAAGCTCCGAGGGGAGGACGACGAGGAGGAGCTGGTCGTTGACTAC GTGGAGaagaacatcaacaacatgacCATCCGGATGCCCCACCAGCTCTTTATCAACGGGGAGTTTGTGGACGCAGAGGGAGGGAAGACCTACAAGACCATCAACCCCACAGATGGAACA gCTATCTGCGATGTGTCTTTAGCTCAAGCCAGTGACGTGGACAGAGCTGTAGCGGCCGCCAAGGAGGCGTTCGAGGAGGGAGAGTGGGGAAAGATAAAccccagagacagaggcagactcCTATATAA GCTGGCTGACCTGATGGAGGAGCACCAAGAGGAGTTAGCCACCATAGAGTCCATGGACTCTGGGGCCGTATACACACTGGCCCTGAAGACCCATGTGGGCATGTCCATCCAGACCTTCCGCTACTTCGCTGGCTGGTGTGACAAGATCCag GGCTGCACCATCCCCATAAACCAGGCCCGACCCAATCGCAACCTTACCTTCACCAAGAAAGAACCAATCGG AGTGTGTGCTATCGTAATTCCCTGGAACTACCCTCTCATGATGTTGGCCTGGAAAACAGCTGCCTGTCTGGCTGCTGGTAACACTGTGGTCCTCAAACCTGCCCAA GTGACTCCACTGACAGCGGTGAAGTTTGCTGAATTGGCTGCGAGGGCAGGATTCCCCAAGGGAGTGATCAACATCCTCCCTGGATCAG GTGCTCTGGTGGGCCAGCGTCTGTCCGACCACCCGGACGTCCGGAAGCTTGGCTTTACTGGCTCCACTGAGATAGGGAAACACATCATGAAGAG CTGTGCAGTCAGTAATGTGAAGAAGGTGTCCCTAGAACTAGGGGGTAAATCTCCACTCATCATCTTCAGTGACTGTGACATGGACAAGGCCGTCCGCATG GGAATGAGCGCTGTATTCTTCAACAAGGGAGAGAACTGCATTGCAGCAGGCAGACTCTTTGTGGAAGAGAACATCCATGACCAGTATGTCAAGAGAGTG GTGGAAGAGGTTAAGAAGATGAAGATCGGAGATCCTCTGGACCGCTCCACAGACCACGGACCCCAGAACCACAAGGCCCACTTGGACAAGCTGGTGGAGTACTGCCAGACAGGCGTGAGGGAAGGCGCCACTCTGGTGTGTGGGGGCAAACAGGTCTCCCGCCCAG GATTCTTCTTTGAGCCCACCATCTTTACCGATGTCCAGGACCACATGTTCATCGCTATAGAGGAGTCGTTTGGCCCCGTCATGATCCTCTCCAAGTTCAAGAGCGG ggATGTGGACGAGGTTCTGCGGAGGGCCAATGCCACTGAGTATGGCCTGGCATCAGGCGTGTTCACCCGTGACATcagcaaggcactgtatgtcagcGAGAAGCTCAACGCCGGCACCGTCTTTGTCAACACCTACAACAAGACGGACGTGGCTGCTCCCTTCGGCGGCTTCAAGCAGTCCGGCTTTGGCAAAGACCTGG GACAAGAGGCTCTTAACGAATACCTGAAGACCAAGGCTGTCACTGTAGAGTACTaa
- the LOC115150150 gene encoding zinc finger protein 227, whose amino-acid sequence MSKMQLLNMFLRERLTAAAVEIFGVVEKTIVEYQEEITRSKEENERLQKMLDMVIKPQVKLHRADPRQLHVSEEEVPLEQEWRRESSELTESTEEQDLRTNLGEEQMQGPETHGHNIEFGFTPPCVKGDFVQDPWPSHLFQTQIVEDNETNNLSSTLVEHIKTEPDGGEDYGVLMSDPQLMFAVNAHCSAAPSENMHGTEIGGPLQRKTKTGRPFRHIGTLSELKKRRALYERFRCHVCGKGFPARNGLGDHMTTHTGERPHSCHLCGKGFKVKSHLKEHIRVHTGEKPFVCPVCGKAFRQDAHMKGHLRGTHKEKPYRCHDCGESFSQMGEMQVHRTVCCGPIVLGPNLM is encoded by the exons ATGTCAAAAATGCAATTGCTCAATATGTTTCTGCGCGAGCGATTGACAGCGGCTGCTGTAGAGATATTTGGAGTAGTTGAAAAGACGATAGTGGAATATCAAGAAGAAATCACCCGTTCGAAGGAAGAGAACGAACGTTTACAGAAAATGTTGGATATGGTCATTAAACCTCAAGTCAAGTTACATAGAGCAG ACCCTAGGCAGCTCCATGTCTCTGAAGAAGAGGTTCCCCTTGagcaggagtggaggagggaaaGTTCAGAGCTCACAGAAAGTACAGAGGAACAGGACCTCAGGAccaatctgggagaagagcaAATGCAAGGGCCTGAGACTCATGGGCATAACATAGAGTTCGGGTTCACTCCTCCTTGTGTGAAAGGTGATTTTGTCCAGGACCCTTGGCCCTCACACCTTTTCCAAACCCAAATTGTGGAGGACAATGAGACGAATAATCTATCAAGCACCCTAGTGGAACACATTAAAACAGAACCTGATGGAGGAGAGGACTATGGAGTACTAATGAGTGACCCACAGCTCATGTTTGCAGTAAACGCACACTGTTCTGCAGCTCCGAGTGAAAACATGCATGGAACAGAGATTGGAGGCCCTCTGCAACGGAAAACAAAGACAGGAAGACCATTCAGACATATAGGAACGCTGTCTGAACTTAAGAAGAGACGCGCTTTGTATGAGCGATTTCGATGCCATGTCTGTGGAAAAGGGTTCCCAGCAAGGAATGGTCTGGGAGACCACATGACAACTCATACAGGGGAGAGACCACACAGCTGTCACCTCTGTGGGAAAGGTTTCAAAGTGAAGAGTCATCTGAAAGAGCATATCAgggttcacacaggagagaaaccctttgTCTGTCCAGTCTGTGGGAAAGCGTTCAGGCAGGATGCCCATATGAAAGGACATTTGAGGGGGACTCACAAGGAGAAACCATACAGATGCCACGATTGTGGCGAAAGCTTCAGTCAGATGGGAGAGATGCAAGTGCATAGGACAGTGTGCTGTGGTCCAATTGTCCTGGGCCCAAATTTGATGTAA